In a single window of the Gossypium hirsutum isolate 1008001.06 chromosome D02, Gossypium_hirsutum_v2.1, whole genome shotgun sequence genome:
- the LOC107927735 gene encoding uncharacterized protein, whose translation MMFLEIRDQALLRTLSDRILSLWLRWGLRAMVIVSLTVQLILIKLGCRRRFSDRNSKTVSFFIWTLYLFADWLAALALGTLLRSRKDEVTNPQVLLWAPFLLLHLGGPDTITAYSLSDNELWPRHFFGMCFQIGVALYVYVKFWTIATAPLIFMAIPIFIVGVIKYGERVWSLFKASSVRFRKFVFSDDKGSPLEVEHSQSPSERGTRLTLEEYLEPKQIKGKYGDLYRAFHLFQVFKPMFADLKLRIYQNLSYVFELDQNKVSAEAAFTIVEIELGFLYDLLYTKIPIVITRPGVILRFICLSFITCTLHAFFVFGNHHDSRVDIAVSYLLMVGAIFLEIYSALLHLSSNNRFLRGIGSKLVRFTKPKEGIRSMAQHSLLDYCLPPRKLNLAAVLNFFDSEDRMGKYLHTGWKDVSPELQQFIYSGLQEKRKKNAEIEFKNLSELLDERGSSVFKGMGGSSDDILWSVCEVEFTHSLLLWHVATEVVFHDDNYRYRAVQLEPYCRISKALSDYMMYLLFLCPAMLPEGIGNIRHHDTCTEAMNFALDKFQFKEAVRGLFGMDIRSRSFFIQMGSSRKSAFFEGCQIAEQLQSLVSMFQWDNQDKWKLIADLWLDMLTYAAAECSWREHAWQLQHGEEFLTHIALLMAHLGLSKKIQIVPLPKMLEEADFEPTFHWDKLHRLTSYLA comes from the exons ATGATGTTCCTAGAGATCAGGGATCAAGCGCTTCTGAGAACGCTGTCGGATCGTATACTATCTCTTTGGCTGAGATGGGGACTCCGGGCAATGGTAATCGTCAGCCTCACCGTTCAACTTATACTGATAAAACTTGGGTGTCGACGGAGATTCAGCGACAGAAATTCAAAGACGGTCTCCTTTTTTATTTGGACCCTATACTTGTTTGCAGATTGGTTGGCCGCATTAGCCTTGGGTACCCTCCTCAGAAGTAGAAAGGATGAAGTAACCAATCCTCAGGTTCTACTTTGGGCCCCATTCTTGCTCTTGCATTTGGGTGGCCCCGATACCATCACCGCTTACTCCTTGTCGGACAATGAACTCTGGCCACGACATTTCTTTGGGATGTGTTTCCAAATTGGAGTGGCGCTCTATGTATATGTCAAGTTCTGGACAATAGCAACAGCACCGCTCATCTTCATGGCCATTCCAATATTCATTGTTGGGGTTATCAAGTATGGGGAAAGGGTTTGGTCTCTCTTCAAAGCTAGTAGCGTCCGGTTTAGGAAATTTGTGTTTTCTGATGACAAAGGTTCCCCTTTGGAAGTTGAGCATTCACAGTCGCCTTCAGAAAGAGGTACGCGTTTGACGTTGGAAGAATACTTAGAGCCGAAACAAATTAAGGGGAAATACGGAGATCTTTACCGTGCCTTTCATTTGTTTCAAGTGTTCAAGCCCATGTTTGCAGATCTCAAGCTCAGAATTTACCAAAATTTGAGTTACGTATTTGAGCTGGACCAGAACAAAGTTAGTGCAGAAGCGGCCTTCACAATTGTGGAGATTGAGCTTGGATTCCTTTATGATCTGCTGTATACAAAGATTCCTATAGTTATAACTCGACCCGGTGTAATTCTTCGCTTCATTTGTTTATCCTTCATCACTTGCACACTGCATGCCTTCTTCGTTTTTGGCAACCATCATGACTCCCGAGTTGACATTGCCGTATCCTACTTGTTAATGGTCGGTGCCATCTTTCTTGAAATTTATTCCGCCCTCCTGCATCTTAGCTCG AACAACAGGTTTCTTAGGGGTATTGGTTCTAAGTTAGTTCGTTTCACTAAGCCCAAGGAGGGAATTCGGTCCATGGCACAGCACAGCCTGCTAGATTATTGCCTGCCGCCCAGGAAACTGAATCTTGCTGCAGTTTTAAACTTCTTCGACTCTGAGGACAGAATGGGGAAGTACTTACACACCGGTTGGAAAGATGTAAGTCCCGAGTTGCAACAATTTATCTACTCCGGTCTCCaagaaaaacgaaaaaaaaacgCAGAGATCGAGTTCAAAAATCTCTCAGAGTTATTGGATGAGAGAGGTTCAAGTGTGTTTAAAGGAATGGGAGGGTCATCTGATGACATTCTTTGGAGTGTATGCGAGGTCGAATTCACCCACAGTCTCCTCCTATGGCATGTTGCTACAGAAGTTGTTTTTCATGACGACAATTATCGGTATCGAGCCGTGCAACTCGAGCCGTATTGCCGGATAAGTAAGGCCTTATCTGATTATATGATGTACCTTCTTTTTCTATGTCCCGCAATGCTTCCCGAAGGGATTGGTAACATAAGGCACCATGATACCTGCACTGAAGCGATGAACTTCGCACTCGATAAATTCCAATTCAAGGAAGCTGTCAGAGGGTTGTTTGGGATGGACATTAGATCTCGATCATTCTTTATCCAGATGGGAAGTTCGAGGAAGTCGGCATTCTTTGAAGGGTGCCAAATCGCGGAGCAATTGCAGAGTTTGGTATCTATGTTCCAATGGGATAACCAAGATAAATGGAAACTGATAGCGGATCTATGGCTGGACATGCTGACTTATGCCGCGGCTGAATGTTCGTGGAGAGAGCATGCGTGGCAACTCCAGCATGGTGAGGAATTCTTAACCCACATTGCACTTCTCATGGCACATCTTGGTTTGAGTAAGAAAATTCAAATAGTGCCACTGCCCAAAATGCTTGAAGAAGCCGATTTTGAGCCTACTTTTCATTGGGACAAGCTTCACCGATTGACTTCTTACTTGGCTTAA
- the LOC107927699 gene encoding pre-mRNA-splicing factor SLU7 — MTHDAKSCIERPRKKRAKWTNMHIAPDEKMETFELDYDGKRDRWNGYDPSTYACLIERYETRDEARRKYLKEQQLKKLEEKNCKIEGEGGEVSDEGDALKLVESKQMELSKVERRVRTTGGGSTGSVRNLRIREDIAKYLFNLDCNSAYYDPKSRSMREDPLPDTDS; from the exons ATGACACATGATGCAAAATCATGCATAGAGAGGCCTCGTAAAAAGCGTGCAAAATGGACGAACATGCACATTGCACCCGATGAGAAGATGGAGACTTTCGAACTGGATTATGATGGCAAGCGTGATAGATGGAATGGTTATGATCCATCTACGTACGCTTGCCTCATTGAAAGGTATGAGACAAGGGATGAGGCTAGAAGGAAGTATCTGAAAGAACAGCAGCTGAAAAAGTTGGAGGAGAAAAATTGTAAAATCGAGGGAGAGGGAGGAGAGGTTAGTGACGAAGGTGATGCTCTGAAGCTCGTTGAGAGCAAACAAATGGAGCTGTCTAAGGTCGAAAGACGTGTTCGTACCACTGGCGGAGGAAGCACGGGATCTGTCAG GAATTTACGCATACGAGAGGATATTGCAAAATATCTTTTTAATCTTGATTGCAATTCCGCTTATTATGATCCTAAATCTCGATCGATGCGTGAAGATCCTCTTCCTGACACGGATTCGTGA